Proteins encoded within one genomic window of Episyrphus balteatus chromosome 1, idEpiBalt1.1, whole genome shotgun sequence:
- the LOC129905488 gene encoding nucleoside diphosphate phosphatase ENTPD5 isoform X3, whose amino-acid sequence MIELNQTDVPERPSSRRKSQGPSSGGTSNLKLSFLCLIVSVLLILVVLGVYMDSMSPIFERIASKFGYDKTQYAVIIDAGSTGSRVLAYKFHRSLIDHKLILDEEIFKERKPGLSSFADSPLKGANTIKLLLDEAKAFIPKEKWSDTPLVLKATAGLRLLPQVKAENLLNAVRDLFAKSEFNVNENAVEIMDGTDEGIFSWFTVNFLLGRLSKANQAAALDLGGGSTQVTFSVPDPEQVPIYEKYIHPVQTLNKQMYVFTHSYLGLGLMAIRHAVFTRNYKKGDTVLENACLNPIIHNKTWTYSNVEYKISGKENSKSTLENPVVDFEDCLELVKSQVMPLIKPKPFTLKQHTVAAFSYYFERAVESGLIDPFAGGEITVEDLRKKAREVCAIPNDDQPFMCFDLTYISILLREGYGLSDSKKIKLYKKIDNHEISWALGCAYNVLTSDERFQA is encoded by the exons CTTAACCAGACAGATGTGCCTGAGAGACCATCAAGTCGAAGAAAATCACAAGGACCTTCGAGCGGAGGAACCAGCAATCTAAAACTATCATTCCTATGCCTAATAGTATCGGTTTTGTTAATCTTAGTTGTATTAg GGGTCTATATGGATTCAATGAGTCCTATTTTTGAAAGGATTGCATCTAAATTTGGCTATGACAAAACACAATATGCAGTGATAATAGATGCTGGATCAACTGGAAGTAGAGTTCTTGCTTATAAGTTCCACAGAAGTCTCATTG atcacaAATTGATTTTAGATGAAGAAATTTTTAAGGAGCGAAAACCAGGACTTTCATCTTTTGCAGATTCTCCTCTTAAAGGAGCCAACACTATAAAACTACTCTTAGATGAAGCAAAAGCTTTTATTCCCAAAGAAAAATGGTCTGATACACCATTGGTTTTGAAAGCTACCGCTGGCCTCAGATTGTTGCCACAAGTGAAAGCTGAAAATCTGCTAAACGCTGTCCGAGATTTGTTTGCCAAATCCGAATTCAATGTTAACGAAAATGCCGTAGAAATTATGGATGGTACAGATGAAGGAATATTCTCGTGGTTTACAGTAAATTTCTTGCTAGGACGTCTTTCTAAGGCGAATCAAGCCGCCGCTTTGGATTTAGGTGGAGGCAGTACACAAGTTACATTTTCCGTACCTGATCCAGAACAAGttccaatttatgaaaaatacatACATCCTGTGCAAACACTCAATAAGCAAATGTATGTTTTCACGCACAGTTACCTGGGCCTCGGTTTGATGGCTATTAGACATGCAGTGTTTACTCGTAATTACAAAAAAGGTGATACTGTTTTGGAGAATGCATGTTTAAATCCAATTATTCACAACAAAACTTGGACGTATTCAAATGTGGAATACAAGATAAg TGGCAAAGAGAATTCAAAATCAACTCTAGAAAACCCTGTTGTTGATTTTGAGGATTGTTTGGAGTTAGTTAAAAGTCAAGTGATGCCTCTTATTAAGCCAAAACCTTTTACTCTGAAACAACATACTGTCGCCGCCTTCAGTTATTATTTTGAACGAGCCGTTGAATCTGGATTAATTGACCCATTTGCTGGAGGTGAAATCACAGTGGAAGACCTTCGCAAGAAAGCACGAGAAGTGTGTGCTATTCCGAATGATGACCAGCCGTTCATGTGTTTCGACCTTACGTATATATCTATTTTATTACGAGAAGGTTATGGACTTTcggattccaaaaaaataaag ttatacaaaaaaattgacaacCATGAAATTTCATGGGCATTGGGATGTGCCTATAATGTGCTCACTAGCGATGAGCGCTTCCAagcataa
- the LOC129905488 gene encoding nucleoside diphosphate phosphatase ENTPD5 isoform X1 — MTSPDVRKRKLNQTDVPERPSSRRKSQGPSSGGTSNLKLSFLCLIVSVLLILVVLGVYMDSMSPIFERIASKFGYDKTQYAVIIDAGSTGSRVLAYKFHRSLIDHKLILDEEIFKERKPGLSSFADSPLKGANTIKLLLDEAKAFIPKEKWSDTPLVLKATAGLRLLPQVKAENLLNAVRDLFAKSEFNVNENAVEIMDGTDEGIFSWFTVNFLLGRLSKANQAAALDLGGGSTQVTFSVPDPEQVPIYEKYIHPVQTLNKQMYVFTHSYLGLGLMAIRHAVFTRNYKKGDTVLENACLNPIIHNKTWTYSNVEYKISGKENSKSTLENPVVDFEDCLELVKSQVMPLIKPKPFTLKQHTVAAFSYYFERAVESGLIDPFAGGEITVEDLRKKAREVCAIPNDDQPFMCFDLTYISILLREGYGLSDSKKIKLYKKIDNHEISWALGCAYNVLTSDERFQA; from the exons CTTAACCAGACAGATGTGCCTGAGAGACCATCAAGTCGAAGAAAATCACAAGGACCTTCGAGCGGAGGAACCAGCAATCTAAAACTATCATTCCTATGCCTAATAGTATCGGTTTTGTTAATCTTAGTTGTATTAg GGGTCTATATGGATTCAATGAGTCCTATTTTTGAAAGGATTGCATCTAAATTTGGCTATGACAAAACACAATATGCAGTGATAATAGATGCTGGATCAACTGGAAGTAGAGTTCTTGCTTATAAGTTCCACAGAAGTCTCATTG atcacaAATTGATTTTAGATGAAGAAATTTTTAAGGAGCGAAAACCAGGACTTTCATCTTTTGCAGATTCTCCTCTTAAAGGAGCCAACACTATAAAACTACTCTTAGATGAAGCAAAAGCTTTTATTCCCAAAGAAAAATGGTCTGATACACCATTGGTTTTGAAAGCTACCGCTGGCCTCAGATTGTTGCCACAAGTGAAAGCTGAAAATCTGCTAAACGCTGTCCGAGATTTGTTTGCCAAATCCGAATTCAATGTTAACGAAAATGCCGTAGAAATTATGGATGGTACAGATGAAGGAATATTCTCGTGGTTTACAGTAAATTTCTTGCTAGGACGTCTTTCTAAGGCGAATCAAGCCGCCGCTTTGGATTTAGGTGGAGGCAGTACACAAGTTACATTTTCCGTACCTGATCCAGAACAAGttccaatttatgaaaaatacatACATCCTGTGCAAACACTCAATAAGCAAATGTATGTTTTCACGCACAGTTACCTGGGCCTCGGTTTGATGGCTATTAGACATGCAGTGTTTACTCGTAATTACAAAAAAGGTGATACTGTTTTGGAGAATGCATGTTTAAATCCAATTATTCACAACAAAACTTGGACGTATTCAAATGTGGAATACAAGATAAg TGGCAAAGAGAATTCAAAATCAACTCTAGAAAACCCTGTTGTTGATTTTGAGGATTGTTTGGAGTTAGTTAAAAGTCAAGTGATGCCTCTTATTAAGCCAAAACCTTTTACTCTGAAACAACATACTGTCGCCGCCTTCAGTTATTATTTTGAACGAGCCGTTGAATCTGGATTAATTGACCCATTTGCTGGAGGTGAAATCACAGTGGAAGACCTTCGCAAGAAAGCACGAGAAGTGTGTGCTATTCCGAATGATGACCAGCCGTTCATGTGTTTCGACCTTACGTATATATCTATTTTATTACGAGAAGGTTATGGACTTTcggattccaaaaaaataaag ttatacaaaaaaattgacaacCATGAAATTTCATGGGCATTGGGATGTGCCTATAATGTGCTCACTAGCGATGAGCGCTTCCAagcataa
- the LOC129905498 gene encoding histone H2A, producing the protein MSGRGKGGKVKGKAKSRSNRAGLQFPVGRIHRLLRKGNYAERVGAGAPVYLAAVMEYLAAEVLELAGNAARDNKKTRIIPRHLQLAIRNDEELNKLLSGVTIAQGGVLPNIQAVLLPKKTEKSA; encoded by the coding sequence atgtCTGGTCGTGGTAAAGGTGGAAAAGTGAAGGGAAAGGCAAAGTCCCGCTCAAACCGTGCTGGGCTTCAATTCCCTGTCGGTCGTATCCATCGTTTGCTCCGCAAGGGTAACTATGCTGAGCGCGTCGGAGCTGGTGCCCCAGTGTATTTGGCAGCTGTTATGGAATATTTGGCGGCTGAAGTTTTGGAATTGGCGGGAAATGCTGCTCGTGACAACAAGAAGACAAGAATCATCCCCCGCCATTTGCAATTGGCCATCCGTAATGACGAGGAATTGAACAAATTGCTTTCTGGTGTAACAATTGCTCAAGGTGGTGTTCTTCCCAATATCCAAGCTGTTTTGTTGCCAAAGAAAACCGAAAAGAGTGCCTAA
- the LOC129905499 gene encoding histone H2A, protein MSGRGKGGKVKGKAKSRSNRAGLQFPVGRIHRLLRKGNYAERVGAGAPVYLAAVMEYLAAEVLELAGNAARDNKKTRIIPRHLQLAIRNDEELNKLLSGVTIAQGGVLPNIQAVLLPKKTEKSA, encoded by the coding sequence atgtCTGGTCGTGGTAAAGGTGGAAAAGTGAAGGGAAAGGCAAAGTCCCGCTCAAACCGTGCTGGGCTTCAATTCCCTGTTGGTCGTATCCATCGTTTGCTCCGCAAGGGTAACTATGCTGAGCGCGTCGGAGCTGGTGCCCCAGTGTATTTGGCAGCTGTTATGGAATATTTGGCGGCTGAAGTTTTGGAATTGGCGGGAAATGCTGCTCGTGACAACAAGAAGACAAGAATCATCCCCCGCCATTTGCAATTGGCCATCCGTAATGACGAGGAATTGAACAAATTGCTTTCTGGTGTAACAATTGCTCAAGGTGGTGTTCTTCCCAATATCCAAGCTGTTTTGTTGCCAAAGAAAACCGAAAAGAGTGCCTAA
- the LOC129905488 gene encoding nucleoside diphosphate phosphatase ENTPD5 isoform X2 has translation MEVEYRLLNQTDVPERPSSRRKSQGPSSGGTSNLKLSFLCLIVSVLLILVVLGVYMDSMSPIFERIASKFGYDKTQYAVIIDAGSTGSRVLAYKFHRSLIDHKLILDEEIFKERKPGLSSFADSPLKGANTIKLLLDEAKAFIPKEKWSDTPLVLKATAGLRLLPQVKAENLLNAVRDLFAKSEFNVNENAVEIMDGTDEGIFSWFTVNFLLGRLSKANQAAALDLGGGSTQVTFSVPDPEQVPIYEKYIHPVQTLNKQMYVFTHSYLGLGLMAIRHAVFTRNYKKGDTVLENACLNPIIHNKTWTYSNVEYKISGKENSKSTLENPVVDFEDCLELVKSQVMPLIKPKPFTLKQHTVAAFSYYFERAVESGLIDPFAGGEITVEDLRKKAREVCAIPNDDQPFMCFDLTYISILLREGYGLSDSKKIKLYKKIDNHEISWALGCAYNVLTSDERFQA, from the exons ATGGAAGTTGAATACCGACTT CTTAACCAGACAGATGTGCCTGAGAGACCATCAAGTCGAAGAAAATCACAAGGACCTTCGAGCGGAGGAACCAGCAATCTAAAACTATCATTCCTATGCCTAATAGTATCGGTTTTGTTAATCTTAGTTGTATTAg GGGTCTATATGGATTCAATGAGTCCTATTTTTGAAAGGATTGCATCTAAATTTGGCTATGACAAAACACAATATGCAGTGATAATAGATGCTGGATCAACTGGAAGTAGAGTTCTTGCTTATAAGTTCCACAGAAGTCTCATTG atcacaAATTGATTTTAGATGAAGAAATTTTTAAGGAGCGAAAACCAGGACTTTCATCTTTTGCAGATTCTCCTCTTAAAGGAGCCAACACTATAAAACTACTCTTAGATGAAGCAAAAGCTTTTATTCCCAAAGAAAAATGGTCTGATACACCATTGGTTTTGAAAGCTACCGCTGGCCTCAGATTGTTGCCACAAGTGAAAGCTGAAAATCTGCTAAACGCTGTCCGAGATTTGTTTGCCAAATCCGAATTCAATGTTAACGAAAATGCCGTAGAAATTATGGATGGTACAGATGAAGGAATATTCTCGTGGTTTACAGTAAATTTCTTGCTAGGACGTCTTTCTAAGGCGAATCAAGCCGCCGCTTTGGATTTAGGTGGAGGCAGTACACAAGTTACATTTTCCGTACCTGATCCAGAACAAGttccaatttatgaaaaatacatACATCCTGTGCAAACACTCAATAAGCAAATGTATGTTTTCACGCACAGTTACCTGGGCCTCGGTTTGATGGCTATTAGACATGCAGTGTTTACTCGTAATTACAAAAAAGGTGATACTGTTTTGGAGAATGCATGTTTAAATCCAATTATTCACAACAAAACTTGGACGTATTCAAATGTGGAATACAAGATAAg TGGCAAAGAGAATTCAAAATCAACTCTAGAAAACCCTGTTGTTGATTTTGAGGATTGTTTGGAGTTAGTTAAAAGTCAAGTGATGCCTCTTATTAAGCCAAAACCTTTTACTCTGAAACAACATACTGTCGCCGCCTTCAGTTATTATTTTGAACGAGCCGTTGAATCTGGATTAATTGACCCATTTGCTGGAGGTGAAATCACAGTGGAAGACCTTCGCAAGAAAGCACGAGAAGTGTGTGCTATTCCGAATGATGACCAGCCGTTCATGTGTTTCGACCTTACGTATATATCTATTTTATTACGAGAAGGTTATGGACTTTcggattccaaaaaaataaag ttatacaaaaaaattgacaacCATGAAATTTCATGGGCATTGGGATGTGCCTATAATGTGCTCACTAGCGATGAGCGCTTCCAagcataa
- the LOC129905494 gene encoding histone H1-like, with protein sequence MSDTVAASPAVVAEKKPKKAAASGSKKPKSTPTHPPTQQMVDAAIKTLKERGGSSLLAIKKYIAATYKVDVQKLAPFIKKYLKSAVISGKLVQTKGKGAAGSFKLSALASKEPKAKSAEKKKSAAKPKAAAAGDKKLKKAAGEKKVKKAAATTKKTADKKKVEKPKVKSAKKTTAVKAKPTKAKAAAPKPKVPKAKSATASAAKPKKAVAAKKAKK encoded by the coding sequence atgtccgATACTGTCGCTGCATCTCCTGCCGttgttgcagaaaaaaaacccAAGAAGGCTGCTGCCAGTGGTTCAAAGAAACCAAAATCAACTCCAACTCATCCTCCTACTCAGCAAATGGTTGATGCCGCCATCAAGACATTGAAGGAACGTGGTGGCTCTTCGTTGTTGGCTATCAAAAAATACATCGCAGCTACTTACAAGGTGGACGTTCAAAAACTTGCtccatttatcaaaaaatacttgaaaagtGCTGTGATTAGTGGTAAATTAGTGCAAACAAAAGGAAAGGGTGCTGCTGGTTCTTTCAAATTGTCTGCATTAGCAAGCAAGGAACCAAAAGCAAAGTCCGCCGAGAAGAAAAAATCTGCTGCTAAACCAAAAGCCGCTGCAGCTGGtgacaaaaaattgaagaaggCTGCTGGTGAGAAGAAAGTGAAGAAAGCTGCTGCCACTACAAAAAAGACTGCCGATAAAAAGAAGGTAGAAAAGCCAAAGGTAAAAAGTGCTAAGAAAACTACCGCAGTCAAAGCTAAACCAACTAAAGCAAAGGCCGCTGCTCCCAAGCCAAAAGTACCAAAAGCAAAATCAGCGACAGCATCTGCAGCTAAACCCAAAAAGGCGGTTGCTGCCAAGAAGGCTAAGaagtaa
- the LOC129910193 gene encoding histone H2B, protein MPPKTSGKAAKKAGKAQKNITKTDKKKKRKRKESYAIYIYKVLKQVHPDTGISSKAMSIMNSFVNDIFERIAAEASRLAHYNKRSTITSREIQTAVRLLLPGELAKHAVSEGTKAVTKYTSSK, encoded by the coding sequence atgccGCCCAAGACTAGTGGTAAAGCAGCAAAGAAGGCCGGAAaggcacaaaaaaatatcaccaaGACCGATAAGAAGAAGAAGCGCAAGAGGAAGGAAAGCTACGCAATCTACATTTACAAAGTACTCAAGCAAGTACATCCCGACACTGGTATTTCATCGAAAGCCATGAGCATCATGAACAGTTTTGTAAATGATATCTTCGAAAGGATTGCCGCTGAAGCTTCGCGTTTAGCTCACTACAATAAACGCTCAACAATCACAAGTCGGGAGATCCAAACTGCCGTGCGATTGTTGTTGCCTGGTGAACTTGCCAAGCACGCTGTTAGTGAAGGAACTAAGGCAGTTACCAAATACACAAGCtcgaagtaa
- the LOC129910202 gene encoding histone H3, which yields MARTKQTARKSTGGKAPRKQLATKAARKSAPATGGVKKPHRYRPGTVALREIRRYQKSTELLIRKLPFQRLVREIAQDFKTDLRFQSSAVMALQEASEAYLVGLFEDTNLCAIHAKRVTIMPKDIQLARRIRGERA from the coding sequence atggCTCGTACAAAGCAAACTGCTCGTAAATCGACTGGTGGAAAGGCTCCAAGGAAGCAGCTGGCTACTAAAGCAGCTCGTAAAAGTGCTCCAGCCACCGGAGGTGTAAAGAAACCACATCGTTATCGTCCCGGAACTGTGGCTCTTCGTGAAATCCGTCGTTATCAGAAGAGTACTGAATTGTTGATCCGCAAATTGCCTTTCCAACGTTTAGTTCGTGAAATCGCACAAGATTTCAAAACTGATTTGCGTTTCCAGAGCTCAGCTGTTATGGCGCTTCAAGAAGCAAGTGAAGCATACTTAGTTGGTCTTTTTGAAGATACCAACTTGTGCGCTATTCATGCCAAGCGTGTAACCATTATGCCAAAGGACATTCAATTGGCCAGACGTATCCGTGGTGAACGTGCTTAA